In Accipiter gentilis chromosome 22, bAccGen1.1, whole genome shotgun sequence, the following are encoded in one genomic region:
- the LOC126049481 gene encoding deoxyuridine 5'-triphosphate nucleotidohydrolase-like — protein MLPQLSKELQRNTRPVRHPWSSVLTVANVDALGANVQVPLTVSAATSVRKRTIPPRIQEEGKLYTDCEGPSRGDTNARGLSCQPSGSLATTRSATAGSSRVDVETAVNIKGPLGFGLSAFLMGQSSTALEGILVLPGLIDADYCGTVKIMIHVLIPPVSIPKGTRIAQLVPFRSCVPNPGEVQRGDGGFGSTGKPQYWVCLKKLRRTTAQPTVLHDLLDFVICGEFIMVPVFHIFPQDRLLSNGPTKP, from the exons atgctgccacagctctccaaggagctacaaagaaacacaaggccagtaagacacccttggtcaagtgttctaactgtggcaaacgtggacgcattaggagcaaatgtacaggtaccgttaacagtaagtgctgcaacaagtgtaagaaagagaaccataccaccaagaatacaggaagaagggaaactttacaccgactgcgaaggcccctcacgcggcgacacgaatgcaaggggcttgagctgccagccctcaggcagcctcgcaaccaccagatccgccactgcaggaagctccagagtggatgtggaaaccgcagtcaacataaagggaccattggggtttggacttagtgcatttttaatggggcaatcttcaacagctctagaaggaattctggtgctcccagggcttattgatgcagattattgtgggactgtgaaaattatgattcatgttttaatccctcctgtttctattcctaaaggtaccagaatagcacaattagttccattcaggtcgtgtgttccgaacccgggtgaagtacaacgtggagatggtggattcggctccacagggaaaccgcag tactgggtgtgcctaaagaaattaagacggacaacggcccagcctacggttctacacgatttgctcgattttgtaatttgtggggaattcatcatggtaccggtattccacatcttcccacaggacaggctattatcgaatgggccaaccaaaccctaa